The Phycisphaerales bacterium genome includes a region encoding these proteins:
- a CDS encoding AbgT family transporter, giving the protein MSPKSAPPVLPRPPASTVSGDKPRGWFARFLNAVEWLGNLLPHPVTLFAGICVLIVLVSGVAAAFGVQVQDPRNPGAVIRAVSLLNGEGLRRMIREVVRNFVEFAPLGTVLVAMLGVGVAEKSGLLSAAIRALVLSAPRPLVTAAIVFAGVLSNTASEMGYVVLIPLAAAIYLALGRHPLVGLAAAFAGVSGGYSANLLLGTIDPLLAGITTEAARFLDPTYEVNPAANWYFMQASVFMITGIGTFVTEKIVAPRLGTYDRTAAAVDLSTLGGLDRLRPEERRGLLWAGVAVVVLAGIVALGVVPERGVLRAPVETVGAAVQEPEAKTEPRAAAALEAELSAEEGIRLPSIYESALFKGIVAFILLFFIVPGIVYGAIVGTIRNDRDVIDAMADALSRLGLYLVLVFFAAQFVKYFDWTNLGLIIAVEGAVLLRQTGLDNAAVFVPFILMCCLVNLMLGSASAQWAVTAPIFVPMLMTVGYSPEVVQAAYRIGDSTTNIITPMMSYFGLILAFAARYDRRIGIGTLVSTMLPYSLLFLVGWIALFYLWVFLLGLPVGPGSPTYLPTGP; this is encoded by the coding sequence ATGTCTCCCAAGAGTGCCCCTCCGGTTTTGCCGCGTCCACCGGCGTCGACTGTGTCCGGGGACAAGCCGCGCGGCTGGTTCGCCCGTTTCCTGAATGCGGTGGAGTGGCTCGGGAACCTGTTGCCGCATCCGGTGACGTTGTTCGCAGGCATCTGTGTGCTGATCGTGCTGGTGAGTGGCGTGGCGGCGGCGTTCGGCGTTCAGGTGCAGGATCCGCGCAACCCGGGCGCGGTCATTCGCGCCGTCAGTCTGCTCAACGGAGAGGGGCTGCGGCGGATGATCCGGGAGGTCGTACGGAACTTTGTCGAGTTTGCACCGCTCGGAACAGTGCTGGTCGCGATGCTCGGCGTAGGGGTTGCGGAGAAGTCAGGCCTCCTGAGTGCGGCGATTCGCGCGCTGGTGCTGAGCGCACCGCGGCCGCTCGTGACTGCGGCGATCGTGTTCGCGGGTGTGCTCTCGAACACCGCTTCCGAGATGGGGTACGTCGTACTGATTCCGTTGGCCGCCGCGATCTACTTGGCGCTCGGGCGGCACCCGCTGGTGGGGCTGGCGGCGGCCTTCGCCGGGGTGTCCGGCGGGTACAGCGCGAACCTGCTGCTGGGCACCATCGATCCGCTGCTGGCCGGCATCACCACCGAGGCGGCGCGCTTCCTGGATCCGACTTACGAAGTGAACCCCGCCGCGAATTGGTACTTCATGCAGGCCAGCGTGTTCATGATCACCGGCATCGGGACCTTCGTGACCGAGAAGATCGTGGCGCCGCGGCTGGGGACCTACGACCGTACCGCGGCGGCGGTGGATCTCAGCACGCTGGGCGGACTTGATCGGCTGCGGCCGGAGGAACGGCGCGGCTTGCTGTGGGCGGGCGTGGCGGTCGTGGTGCTGGCAGGGATCGTGGCGCTGGGCGTGGTACCAGAGCGAGGTGTGCTGCGGGCACCGGTGGAGACGGTGGGGGCTGCCGTCCAGGAGCCGGAAGCGAAAACAGAGCCGCGTGCAGCAGCGGCCTTGGAAGCTGAGCTGTCGGCGGAAGAGGGGATCCGGCTGCCGAGCATCTATGAGTCGGCGCTGTTCAAGGGGATTGTTGCGTTCATCCTGCTGTTCTTCATCGTGCCGGGAATTGTGTACGGGGCGATCGTGGGCACGATCCGTAACGATCGTGACGTGATCGATGCGATGGCCGACGCGCTCAGCCGGCTGGGGCTGTATCTCGTTCTGGTGTTCTTCGCGGCGCAGTTCGTGAAGTACTTTGACTGGACGAATCTGGGGCTGATCATCGCAGTGGAGGGGGCGGTGCTCCTGAGGCAGACGGGGCTCGACAATGCGGCGGTCTTCGTACCCTTCATCCTGATGTGTTGCCTGGTGAACCTGATGCTCGGCAGTGCCTCGGCGCAATGGGCGGTCACGGCGCCGATCTTCGTGCCGATGCTGATGACGGTGGGGTACAGCCCTGAAGTCGTGCAGGCGGCGTACCGCATCGGCGATTCCACGACGAACATCATCACGCCGATGATGAGCTATTTCGGCCTGATCCTGGCATTTGCGGCGCGGTATGACCGCCGGATCGGCATAGGCACGCTGGTCTCGACGATGCTGCCATATTCGCTGTTGTTCCTGGTGGGGTGGATTGCGTTGTTTTACCTATGGGTGTTTCTGCTGGGGTTGCCGGTTGGCCCGGGCTCACCAACGTATCTGCCAACGGGGCCGTAA